Genomic window (Magnolia sinica isolate HGM2019 chromosome 10, MsV1, whole genome shotgun sequence):
atcttaagttttttttttaaaaaaaaaaaaaaatcctccatgggtatgttgggaggaagatttcggtccatcttgagcaaagaaaccaaagaaaagcttaccgatttgaggtaaatcgaagaaaaatggaaaatgagcctgattttcaaatttctctatttcgcccaaactaccatgaaaggaggtccaaaaaattcttaaaaaattatgacaaatcttctaaaatcaagatataTCAAACCcttaaacttttagctcaaacggagTCCATATGTCCGTACAACGTTGACGTCAGTCGTACAGCTGTTGACGTGTCGCCTTTTAATTTGTTGGATGTGCAATACTTGgatctatgctctgataccaagtagagaatgatttgataataataatgtgaagaaaagaggaaaatattgagagagaagaaggaagagagtttgggagagatgttgtgttaggctagcttgccctaacacataatgttttattataataaagcatatagtacaccgtaggagaagagggaagtgtgcacatgcacttacactaaaagggacTAAAAcggccactaaccacatacacaatacactagcattctctatagtgTGTGTGTTTGAAAAATGAGGAACTGGTTGTCCATTGCTCTTTTGTTAGGGAAGTTTGGGACAACAGCTTGCTCGGTGTGACGTGGGTGCTGGTGGGTTCAATTGATTTGCCTTTTGTCTTGGCACAGTGGAGGAGTGAGAAAGGTAGAGATGGCAATCTGGAGACTTTGTTGGCTGGCATTTGGTTTTACTTTGGGGGAGAGGAACAATCATTGTTTTAGTTGTAGCGGGCGGGCTTTGGAGGTTTTTAGCAGGGCTAAATTGAATGTAATGGGGTAGGCCTTAGCCTCAAGGGTTTTAGTCGGTAGGTCTCcccctccacacacacacacccctgcGATCTTTCTTGGTCTGATTTGTAGTTCTTTTTGCATTGGCCTCACTTAATAAAATCGTCACCTTCCACATTGtaggaaaaaaatgaatttcataATGTGAAGGCATACATTGACAATGCAAAGCAAATAATGTATTTTTTTCATAATGTGGAGGGCATACATTGACAATGCAAAGCAAATAATGTATTTTTTTCATAATGTGGAGGGCATACATTGACAATGCAAAGCAAATAATGTGTCTTTTACAATGCTTTTGTACCTGAATGTgttagcaaaacaaatggataacTCTTTTTGTGATTGTGATGGGATTGATTTCACTTTTGGTTTGTATGTACCTGAATGTgttagcaaaacaaatggataacTCTTTTTGTGATTGTGATGGTATTGATTTCACTTTTGGTCTGTATGTAGATGGATGAGGTGCTGGCTTCAGTTGCAGAGACTATTCATTTTGCTTTGGCCTCACTTAATAAAATCGTCACCTTCCACATcgtaggaaaaaaaaatgaatttcataATGTGAAGGCATACATTGACAATGCAAAGCAAATAATGTATTTTTTCATAATGTGGATGGCATACATTGACAATGCAAAGCAAATAATGTGTCTTTTACAATGCTTTTGTACCTGAATGTgttagcaaaacaaatggataacTCTTTTTTTGATTGTGATGGGATTGATTTCACTTTTGGTCTGTATGTAGATGGATGAGGTGCTGGCTAAAGTTGCAGAGACTATAAAGAACTTTGCTGTCATTTACCTGGTAGATATCACCGAGGTGCCCAACTTCAACACCTTGTATGAGCTGTACGACCCCTCGACTGTCATGTTCTTCTTCCGCAACAAGCGCATGATGATTGCCTTGGGCACGATAAACAACAACAAGATCAACTGGGCTCTCAAGGACAAGCAGGAGTTTATTGACATCATCGAGACTGTCTACAGGGGAGCAAGGAAAGGCCAAGGTCTGGTCATTGCACCAAAGGATTACTCAACTAGGTACCGATATTGAGTTTCTTCTGGGACGACCTGGTGTTGGTCTCAGCTATTGGTTTGATCAAACAATGAATTGTCTATATACATTGGTAACTACGTAACTCTATATCTGTGTTGGACATTAAATGGTGTACTTGCAGAGTGCTAGAACTTAACAACGCCAAGTCTCCTGTTACTAATTGGGTGTGAGAGGTTGCTTTTGTCATTCAAGCTCTTAGGTACCGTTGATACTTTTTTCCTCGAGTTTGGCTTTTCCCGTTCTTCCATTTTCCTTCTGTGAAAATGATCAAATGCTCAGCCTCTTATCGTTAACCGACCAATCTCAATCATTTCGTCTTGTATAAGACAGATTTCCAATAAGGAAGTTAGCAATGGAATAGTCGGTTTGGATTGAGGTTCAGGTGTCCTACAGATGAGGCAACTGTGTAGTAATCTCCTGTCCAAAATTCTATAATAGAATATTCTTCCTTGCTGTATAATAGCTGTTTTATTGGCAATGAGGTATTTAATTAATGGTGCAGACTGCCAACTCAAGTAATTGGTAAATGCATCCACAAATTTTGACCACCTCGTGGTTTGGAAAACCTGCCTtgtatgaaagaaaaaagaagaaaataaaaaaatcccatcaCATTCCCCAAATAAGTTCCCTAAAAATCAAAGGCTTCAACTCAAATTAAATCATACCGCTTCATAAGTCAAGGTGCCGGACCGAGAAACAATTCCTACACGCCCAGGCTTGTGAATATACCCAGGCATAATTCGGATTTTGCATTCTCCAGGTTTGATAATACCAGGGCAGTTTGGCCCAATCAGTTGTGTTTTGGTTTGCCTGTTAAGAGCAACCTTCACACGAACCTGAAATTTGGAAGGATGAATTAAAGGCTACCCATGGGAAAGGACATCCAACAGAATGCACAGTTAAAAAGCAGAACATGGCGTGTAAATTAGCAAAATATACACTCATCTGCTAATACGAAGAAAGCAGCATATGCATGTGTTTGTGCATACTAACCCCCAATACAAAGAGGGGATCTCAACCTCTCTGGCAACTAGAAAGCAAGATTCAAAAATCAGCATCAATTTGCTTGCATATCTCTTGGATTACCATCTCACTAAGGTGATATGCTTTTCAGTTTCATTCACAACCACTCTGTTTTCTTTCCTTGTTTCTTTTTCCATTGGTTCTTTTTTAAAGTCTGTAGATCTATCATACTCTCCTTTTCCTACTTTCAATTATGTGGTTCATCGTTGAATACATTGTTCTTACAGGTCTATGATTGAGTTAGACTCAAACTGTTCTGACTTCTGAAATATCGTTCTTTAAAAGCCTACTTGTTCAGCAGCAAAGCTAAATGTAGTTATGCTTCTGTAGCAAGAGGTCTTAAAGATATGGCTAAGAATTAAATTCGTAGCTATTGAGACTATtgttacggattaaatccgtagctataactTAAAagtatatagctacggattatatttgtagctgaaaCTCGGACTAGGGCCGTAGCAATAACCTAACATTAGAAACAGCTACGGTTTCCAGATAAAGGGcctatatttaaattttttttttataataatggtATTTCTTagcattgtagtacatgccctgatagaaattataataataatgtcTGACAATAACTGATTTTACTAAGAGATCCCTGGTATCTACCTTCTTTCTCAAATAAGCGCCTACTACATGATAAAAGatcattgaatttcatgcttaACTCTATTGAACTCAAATTTCAAGTTTTCATGTAGGTTCTTTTATAAATTTCACAATCACATGATAAGGCGTCACCTGGTCAAGATTTTGGATTGGCTCGACGGGATTGATGGGCTCAGCAGGATTCACAGCCTTTGATATAGCAGCCATCACCAAAGCAGAATAATAAACGAGTTCCTATCAAAGTCGCACCTCACCTGTGCAGGCACTGTGCAACATAAGTTTTTGCTTGAATTTATCCTTGCAATTCACAATTGAATCAAATCTTCAGTAATTGAGTGCAGTACTCAAAATAACTAACACTAGGAAAGAATACAATGATTTtctaatatcatcaatatatttTTCTGCACACTAATTGTCAAAAGAACTGGATTTCCCTTCTTCTATTCAGGTTAACAGGCCCCTAATGTTGAGAGCATATCTGGTGTGAGAAAATAGTCTATGTCATGTATATTAAATCTTGTCCTCAAAAGAAAGGAAGCAATGCACGGAAACAGCTGGTAGAGACTGTAAAGTTGACCGGCCTTAAGCATATAACCACAAGCCTTTCCAAAATAGAAGGGGTATCAAGTTCACACATGCATCACAAACTTCCTAAATTAAACAATTAACTTCTGACgggaaaaaaaattcaaggaattGATGAGAGTTTGACATCTAGAGAACTCACGAGAATGAAAGCATATCACGAACTTTAGGTGCTGGTGGCATATCCATGAACAAAGAATTTGAGAAGAAAGAAATTCGCCTTCGGGCTTCTAGGTTGGATGGTACATCCATTGCAGATTCCTTCACAGTGAGCAACAGATACAGCCCTTTGATCTGGAACAAGGAAAATAATCAGCGAGCCACAATTAGAAGACCAGAACTTCTCATTATATCAGCTTGCTTACCTTCTCTTTCCAGGCTTCTGATTCAGGTAGTGGAAATTTGATTGCTGCAGAGGATGCAAATAACCGATATTGTTGATCAAGAGGTGTCATCGCTTCATACCTTCCATAAGGACCACCACCATGGCTTGAATCCAAAAGGCTGCACAAGAAAAATGTAGAACAACATTAAAACATCAACTAATAAATTAGCAttttatgaaagaatcaaattgaAAATGCTTCACCTGGAAAACTGTTCCTCCATTATGTCTCTAGTCACAACCTCCAGCATGTCTTGGAATAGAATGATGACCCGATCCCTTTCTTCAGGTTTATTGTCTAACTGAAATGATTAAACAAAGATTTGGCTTTTATAGATTACACAACCAAGCTCGTTTGTGGCAGTAATGAAATATGAAACATTTCAGATATGAACCAAATATTTAATCAGCTTCACAAAATGGTCACAAAGGCTGGGGAGAGCACTCATCTTCAATTCACTTATTAGGGTGTCATAGGCTATATGTTTCTCAACTTCAGAAAATATATCATTTATGACCCTGAAATGTAAGTGAAACCACAGACAAGAATTATCAGGAGATGCAACTGTAGTGAAATAATAATCccaccaaaagaaaaaaagaaaaaggcggAGCCGGTAGATCCCATTGTATATCTGTTAAAAAATGAATTATTAGATCATTTGTAATTAAAACATTCCTTACTCTTTTTCATATGGCCCATCAACTAAGTGCTTGATAATGTTTCTAAATGATGCATAGCACTCGCGAACaacacaatacatgtaattaGCTGCATTGATTCTCTTTTTGAGCTCACGGTCCTTACCATTGCTATCTTTTGCCATATCTAACGCAATTGGAATCTAATAGCAAATACAGCATATATTTTTGGCATTCATCTCCTTTTGAAACCAAGTTCAGCCCAAGAAATGCTTGAAGATTCAGCAGATCAGGGCTATAGAGTGCCGGAGCTGACCAAAATGAAGGATGTAAGCAATGATGGATCTTAGTGATGGTTACTGTTTGTGGTCAAAGATTTGATTCCAAAAATGGTcatcttatttttaggatttattcaAGATCAAATGGTCATCCAACCATAGATCTTGACCCACCGCCAGCCGCCAATGAAACACACACAAACCAGGTAAAAACCAAATCTTAAACACCTCCGACATCACAAATcaagttaaaaaaagaaaatcctaaatACAGGATAAATTATTTTGTTATATCTGGTTATAATCTACAGAAGCCACTCCATTCACCTTCTGACTaacctgagaaaaaaaaaatcccactgAACAGTCTCTTAGTTTTCTAATTACTAACTCAAGGTTTTCCAGATATCTTCAGTAACAATGTACGAAATAAGTAAGAAGAAGAGTATACCTGAATAGCTGCGCTCTGGGCATGACAATCGATACAGAGCCAATCATTGACCAAACaacaaatacaaaaagatcaaaataaaataaatcaaacacAAAACGAGAAAAAACAAATCAGCTTGTTCTATTATATTTCCAACTAAGATTTGCATCAAGTGGAAAATAAAATCTTCCAGCAACAAACACCAACCTTTGCTAGATGCAAGCGTGTGAAAACCTTGCTATCAGCATACAGAGCGTTACGTAGCCAGATATGGTGCCCATTTGCCAATGCCCTTCCCAGCAACCTACGCAACATTGTGGAGGAAGCACATTAACCAAAATGGACAAATTCATCAAACGAAACAAAATGGAGCAATTTGCATATTCATGTTTGGATGATCAATTGAACTGAATTGAGATTTCTGCGATTACTTTAAGAGGAAATGTGGAAGTGGAGGGTGCCATTTCATCTTACAATGAAAATCGAACTCTAATTTGCAATCCCACACATTACAAGTTGGACTTGAGAGCTTTTCTAAGAACACACGCATGTGTCGATGTGGCATTTTTGGTAAGATCCAGGCTATCCATCAGATGGCCCTCATGTAGATGTCCTAAACCAAGAATCAGGGTGgtcagctcatcaggtgggccacaatgcacAAAACAAGCTGACAGCTGCAAAAAGCTGGCCAATGCACAATGCATGGTAGGATTGCTGTTAGCATGCATCTGCAAATGCCAATGACAGCCCACCTCTTACTGCTACAACATAAAGATACCTGCTTTATTTCTCAAAGTTTGTAGTTGGGTAACTTCAGGAAACCTATACGAGTGATCAATGTATGGGTAacatatcaaagtttttctcatcatTCAAGGGTCCATTTGGATGGAGAATTCAGGCTCATCTCTATCCAAAAGAATCAGATGTTTGGTCTATAAAAATGTTCTATCTGAAAGCAAGTAAACATTGAAAAGGCACCCATTTCCAATCTGCTGCCTTTCATCGTGGCTcaaaacaaaatggatggtctatcATATCCATTTTGATCAGGCCCACCCAAGCAAATAGGTCCTAAACGAATTTGGGGCTAGCCCAACTTCCCCTCACTTTGGAAGACTTAACTCCAAATTACACAACAATCCTAATAAATTGATATGCAATTGAATTGAGCATCTAAACACACAAAAACTTATATAGCCAATAGCAAAATCCAAGGCCATATTCTCAAAACACCCAACACCAAAATTCCACCCATTCGTTAATAACTAAACAAGTCAACCCAAGAAGGGAGAACACAAACAATTGCATATATAGAAGACAAGACTGTTTCTCTTGGCTAGAGAAACTTGACTTCTCTCCAACCTCTCATGTAGAGAGTggaaagtaatttttttttttatataaaaaaaaggaaaaaagaaaaaagaaaaatgagtaGTCAAAACCTCTAAAAAGGACAAAAGGAGTACATGCACATGTTACTCCAGGAGTGAAGAAAGGGGAGCAAAAATAACCCTTAGGATTACATGGAATGGTACAGAGACAGTGAGAGAAGAGAGGGGAATTAGGATATTCCTAAGGGCATTTGGAATTTTTACCAGGCCCGCCATAATAAAAGAAGCTGCCCAACCGCCATTATTACCATTTTACCTTCCAGACAAGTATACTGATATCATATTGGGAACCATGATAGCCTGAGACTGGGAAGATGTTGGCCCTATTGCTATTTCACTGTTTACTTGAATGAAACCTGAGCATATGAGGTTGTAGCAGCTTGTGGCTTGATAAGCATCTATCTGTcatttttgattaaaaaaataaaaagaaaatgacacCTATCTgtcatttttcattaaaaaaataaaaagaaaatgacatCTATCTGTCATTtttcattataaaaataaaaagaaaatgacacACCCCAAAAATCCATTTTACTTGAGACCTAACTTCTAATAGAAACCAAAAATCCATGGTTGCCAGACATTTATTGTAGCCTTTGCTCCATAGTATTTATCTTCTTCTACATATGCAATTGCATGCTACtctcaaaagaaaattttaaaataacagAACAATTAGGCCAACCAAAGTAAAGAAAAAGAGGCaagaaaat
Coding sequences:
- the LOC131258131 gene encoding thioredoxin-like protein YLS8; translated protein: MSYLLPHLHSGWAVDQAILAEKERVVVIRFGHDWDDICKQMDEVLAKVAETIKNFAVIYLVDITEVPNFNTLYELYDPSTVMFFFRNKRMMIALGTINNNKINWALKDKQEFIDIIETVYRGARKGQGLVIAPKDYSTRYRY
- the LOC131258132 gene encoding callose synthase 3-like isoform X1, coding for MSALPSLCDHFVKLIKYLLDNKPEERDRVIILFQDMLEVVTRDIMEEQFSSLLDSSHGGGPYGRYEAMTPLDQQYRLFASSAAIKFPLPESEAWKEKIKGLYLLLTVKESAMDVPSNLEARRRISFFSNSLFMDMPPAPKVRDMLSFSACTGEVRL
- the LOC131258132 gene encoding callose synthase 3-like isoform X2, producing MSALPSLCDHFVKLIKYLLDNKPEERDRVIILFQDMLEVVTRDIMEEQFSSLLDSSHGGGPYGRYEAMTPLDQQYRLFASSAAIKFPLPESEAWKEKIKGLYLLLTVKESAMDVPSNLEARRRISFFSNSLFMDMPPAPKVRDMLSFS